A part of Canis lupus familiaris isolate Mischka breed German Shepherd chromosome 4, alternate assembly UU_Cfam_GSD_1.0, whole genome shotgun sequence genomic DNA contains:
- the LOC102154920 gene encoding uncharacterized protein LOC102154920 isoform X42: MTYFVCLKGLLLHLKSLGMGLGMTCYSCRPREGSLSPASHVPLNVAFSEDYSVRYRIPSSYQSRKDEILCRYKLKDNSVYEKKPYRISQNNIFCPRHEFQKDGEVLQSDYSLDNGKTYEGNLKITAIFCVSAQDDLLQNVDNQPETTVLTVVTAEITVTTAETPPTTMDPLTTTQSTTEPVTTMRTTSVVKQESTANTDILPHHLGPTGIRPKTTPKAIVTTVPMVVTEERTLDNSVVYALMILTLGVIVLVLCCFYCCLRPRKELPAVQIIQRDSNMCTHTCTRLTLPSCRFQRTT; encoded by the exons ATGACTTACTTCGTGTGTTTAAAAG GGTTGCTTCTTCATTTGAAGTCCCTGGGGATGGGGCTTGGCATGACCTGCTATTCCTGCAGACCGAGGGAAGGCAGCCTCAGCCCTGCATCACACGTACCCTTGAATGTTGCCTTTTCAGAAGACTACAGTGTACGGTACAGAATACCCAGTTCCTATCAAAGCAGGAAGGATGAAATTCTTTGCAGATATAAGTTGAAAGACAACAGTGTCTATG aaaaaaaaccctaccgTATAAgtcaaaacaatatattttgcCCAAGACACGAATTTCAGAAGGATGGAGA GGTGCTCCAGAGTGATTACAGCCTGGACAATGGCAAGACCTATGAAGGCAACCTCAAGATCACTGCGATTTTCTGTGTGAGTGCCCAG GATGATCTGTTACAAAATGTAGACAACCAGCCAGAGACCACGGTGCTCACAGTCGTCACAGCAGAGATCACAGTAACCACCGCAGAGACCCCGCCGACGACCATGGACCCCCTGACCACCACACAGTCCACCACGGAGCCCGTGACCACCATGCGGACCACCTCAGTTGTCAAACAGGAGAGCACGGCGAACACAGACATCCTTCCACATCACTTGGGGCCCACAGGCATCAGACCAAAAACCACACCGAAGGCCATTGTAACCACAGTGCCCATGGTTGTCACAGAGGAACGTACCCTTGACAATTCTGTCGTATATGCACTGATGATCCTAACCTTGGGTGTGATCGTTCTGGTACTCTGCTGCTTCTACTGCTGCCTGAGG CCTCGCAAGGAGCTACCAGCAGTGCAGATAATACAAAGG gACTCcaacatgtgtacacacacatgtaccAGGCTGACCCTCCCCTCTTGTAGGTTCCAGAGAACAACATGA
- the LOC102154920 gene encoding uncharacterized protein LOC102154920 isoform X38: MKSTVYFVAYKDYKKEELVGNSCTKVTSEMTYFVCLKGLLLHLKSLGMGLGMTCYSCRPREGSLSPASHVPLNVAFSEDYSVRYRIPSSYQSRKDEILCRYKLKDNSVYEKKPYRISQNNIFCPRHEFQKDGEVLQSDYSLDNGKTYEGNLKITAIFCVSAQDDLLQNVDNQPETTVLTVVTAEITVTTAETPPTTMDPLTTTQSTTEPVTTMRTTSVVKQESTANTDILPHHLGPTGIRPKTTPKAIVTTVPMVVTEERTLDNSVVYALMILTLGVIVLVLCCFYCCLRPRKELPAVQIIQRDSNMCTHTCTRLTLPSCRFQRTT, from the exons ATGAAGAGCACAGTGTATTTTGTGGCTTACAAGGACTATAAGAAAGAGGAG CTCGTGGGAAATTCCTGTACAAAAGTTACAAGTGAGATGACTTACTTCGTGTGTTTAAAAG GGTTGCTTCTTCATTTGAAGTCCCTGGGGATGGGGCTTGGCATGACCTGCTATTCCTGCAGACCGAGGGAAGGCAGCCTCAGCCCTGCATCACACGTACCCTTGAATGTTGCCTTTTCAGAAGACTACAGTGTACGGTACAGAATACCCAGTTCCTATCAAAGCAGGAAGGATGAAATTCTTTGCAGATATAAGTTGAAAGACAACAGTGTCTATG aaaaaaaaccctaccgTATAAgtcaaaacaatatattttgcCCAAGACACGAATTTCAGAAGGATGGAGA GGTGCTCCAGAGTGATTACAGCCTGGACAATGGCAAGACCTATGAAGGCAACCTCAAGATCACTGCGATTTTCTGTGTGAGTGCCCAG GATGATCTGTTACAAAATGTAGACAACCAGCCAGAGACCACGGTGCTCACAGTCGTCACAGCAGAGATCACAGTAACCACCGCAGAGACCCCGCCGACGACCATGGACCCCCTGACCACCACACAGTCCACCACGGAGCCCGTGACCACCATGCGGACCACCTCAGTTGTCAAACAGGAGAGCACGGCGAACACAGACATCCTTCCACATCACTTGGGGCCCACAGGCATCAGACCAAAAACCACACCGAAGGCCATTGTAACCACAGTGCCCATGGTTGTCACAGAGGAACGTACCCTTGACAATTCTGTCGTATATGCACTGATGATCCTAACCTTGGGTGTGATCGTTCTGGTACTCTGCTGCTTCTACTGCTGCCTGAGG CCTCGCAAGGAGCTACCAGCAGTGCAGATAATACAAAGG gACTCcaacatgtgtacacacacatgtaccAGGCTGACCCTCCCCTCTTGTAGGTTCCAGAGAACAACATGA
- the LOC102154920 gene encoding uncharacterized protein LOC102154920 isoform X40 encodes MLNSLVGNSCTKVTSEMTYFVCLKGLLLHLKSLGMGLGMTCYSCRPREGSLSPASHVPLNVAFSEDYSVRYRIPSSYQSRKDEILCRYKLKDNSVYEKKPYRISQNNIFCPRHEFQKDGEVLQSDYSLDNGKTYEGNLKITAIFCVSAQDDLLQNVDNQPETTVLTVVTAEITVTTAETPPTTMDPLTTTQSTTEPVTTMRTTSVVKQESTANTDILPHHLGPTGIRPKTTPKAIVTTVPMVVTEERTLDNSVVYALMILTLGVIVLVLCCFYCCLRPRKELPAVQIIQRDSNMCTHTCTRLTLPSCRFQRTT; translated from the exons ATGCTTAACTCG CTCGTGGGAAATTCCTGTACAAAAGTTACAAGTGAGATGACTTACTTCGTGTGTTTAAAAG GGTTGCTTCTTCATTTGAAGTCCCTGGGGATGGGGCTTGGCATGACCTGCTATTCCTGCAGACCGAGGGAAGGCAGCCTCAGCCCTGCATCACACGTACCCTTGAATGTTGCCTTTTCAGAAGACTACAGTGTACGGTACAGAATACCCAGTTCCTATCAAAGCAGGAAGGATGAAATTCTTTGCAGATATAAGTTGAAAGACAACAGTGTCTATG aaaaaaaaccctaccgTATAAgtcaaaacaatatattttgcCCAAGACACGAATTTCAGAAGGATGGAGA GGTGCTCCAGAGTGATTACAGCCTGGACAATGGCAAGACCTATGAAGGCAACCTCAAGATCACTGCGATTTTCTGTGTGAGTGCCCAG GATGATCTGTTACAAAATGTAGACAACCAGCCAGAGACCACGGTGCTCACAGTCGTCACAGCAGAGATCACAGTAACCACCGCAGAGACCCCGCCGACGACCATGGACCCCCTGACCACCACACAGTCCACCACGGAGCCCGTGACCACCATGCGGACCACCTCAGTTGTCAAACAGGAGAGCACGGCGAACACAGACATCCTTCCACATCACTTGGGGCCCACAGGCATCAGACCAAAAACCACACCGAAGGCCATTGTAACCACAGTGCCCATGGTTGTCACAGAGGAACGTACCCTTGACAATTCTGTCGTATATGCACTGATGATCCTAACCTTGGGTGTGATCGTTCTGGTACTCTGCTGCTTCTACTGCTGCCTGAGG CCTCGCAAGGAGCTACCAGCAGTGCAGATAATACAAAGG gACTCcaacatgtgtacacacacatgtaccAGGCTGACCCTCCCCTCTTGTAGGTTCCAGAGAACAACATGA
- the LOC102154920 gene encoding uncharacterized protein LOC102154920 isoform X37 has translation MINFEVNKAVRMKSTVYFVAYKDYKKEELVGNSCTKVTSEMTYFVCLKGLLLHLKSLGMGLGMTCYSCRPREGSLSPASHVPLNVAFSEDYSVRYRIPSSYQSRKDEILCRYKLKDNSVYEKKPYRISQNNIFCPRHEFQKDGEVLQSDYSLDNGKTYEGNLKITAIFCVSAQDDLLQNVDNQPETTVLTVVTAEITVTTAETPPTTMDPLTTTQSTTEPVTTMRTTSVVKQESTANTDILPHHLGPTGIRPKTTPKAIVTTVPMVVTEERTLDNSVVYALMILTLGVIVLVLCCFYCCLRPRKELPAVQIIQRDSNMCTHTCTRLTLPSCRFQRTT, from the exons ATGATTAATTTTGAA GTCAACAAGGCTGTGAGGATGAAGAGCACAGTGTATTTTGTGGCTTACAAGGACTATAAGAAAGAGGAG CTCGTGGGAAATTCCTGTACAAAAGTTACAAGTGAGATGACTTACTTCGTGTGTTTAAAAG GGTTGCTTCTTCATTTGAAGTCCCTGGGGATGGGGCTTGGCATGACCTGCTATTCCTGCAGACCGAGGGAAGGCAGCCTCAGCCCTGCATCACACGTACCCTTGAATGTTGCCTTTTCAGAAGACTACAGTGTACGGTACAGAATACCCAGTTCCTATCAAAGCAGGAAGGATGAAATTCTTTGCAGATATAAGTTGAAAGACAACAGTGTCTATG aaaaaaaaccctaccgTATAAgtcaaaacaatatattttgcCCAAGACACGAATTTCAGAAGGATGGAGA GGTGCTCCAGAGTGATTACAGCCTGGACAATGGCAAGACCTATGAAGGCAACCTCAAGATCACTGCGATTTTCTGTGTGAGTGCCCAG GATGATCTGTTACAAAATGTAGACAACCAGCCAGAGACCACGGTGCTCACAGTCGTCACAGCAGAGATCACAGTAACCACCGCAGAGACCCCGCCGACGACCATGGACCCCCTGACCACCACACAGTCCACCACGGAGCCCGTGACCACCATGCGGACCACCTCAGTTGTCAAACAGGAGAGCACGGCGAACACAGACATCCTTCCACATCACTTGGGGCCCACAGGCATCAGACCAAAAACCACACCGAAGGCCATTGTAACCACAGTGCCCATGGTTGTCACAGAGGAACGTACCCTTGACAATTCTGTCGTATATGCACTGATGATCCTAACCTTGGGTGTGATCGTTCTGGTACTCTGCTGCTTCTACTGCTGCCTGAGG CCTCGCAAGGAGCTACCAGCAGTGCAGATAATACAAAGG gACTCcaacatgtgtacacacacatgtaccAGGCTGACCCTCCCCTCTTGTAGGTTCCAGAGAACAACATGA
- the LOC102154920 gene encoding uncharacterized protein LOC102154920 isoform X36, whose amino-acid sequence MKSTVYFVAYKDYKKEELRNIVQTPSQVYKAERFQSLNRMLNSLVGNSCTKVTSEMTYFVCLKGLLLHLKSLGMGLGMTCYSCRPREGSLSPASHVPLNVAFSEDYSVRYRIPSSYQSRKDEILCRYKLKDNSVYEKKPYRISQNNIFCPRHEFQKDGEVLQSDYSLDNGKTYEGNLKITAIFCVSAQDDLLQNVDNQPETTVLTVVTAEITVTTAETPPTTMDPLTTTQSTTEPVTTMRTTSVVKQESTANTDILPHHLGPTGIRPKTTPKAIVTTVPMVVTEERTLDNSVVYALMILTLGVIVLVLCCFYCCLRPRKELPAVQIIQRDSNMCTHTCTRLTLPSCRFQRTT is encoded by the exons ATGAAGAGCACAGTGTATTTTGTGGCTTACAAGGACTATAAGAAAGAGGAG CTGAGGAATATTGTTCAGACGCCATCTCAAGTGTACAAGGCAGAGCGGTTCCAGTCTCTGAACCGCATGCTTAACTCG CTCGTGGGAAATTCCTGTACAAAAGTTACAAGTGAGATGACTTACTTCGTGTGTTTAAAAG GGTTGCTTCTTCATTTGAAGTCCCTGGGGATGGGGCTTGGCATGACCTGCTATTCCTGCAGACCGAGGGAAGGCAGCCTCAGCCCTGCATCACACGTACCCTTGAATGTTGCCTTTTCAGAAGACTACAGTGTACGGTACAGAATACCCAGTTCCTATCAAAGCAGGAAGGATGAAATTCTTTGCAGATATAAGTTGAAAGACAACAGTGTCTATG aaaaaaaaccctaccgTATAAgtcaaaacaatatattttgcCCAAGACACGAATTTCAGAAGGATGGAGA GGTGCTCCAGAGTGATTACAGCCTGGACAATGGCAAGACCTATGAAGGCAACCTCAAGATCACTGCGATTTTCTGTGTGAGTGCCCAG GATGATCTGTTACAAAATGTAGACAACCAGCCAGAGACCACGGTGCTCACAGTCGTCACAGCAGAGATCACAGTAACCACCGCAGAGACCCCGCCGACGACCATGGACCCCCTGACCACCACACAGTCCACCACGGAGCCCGTGACCACCATGCGGACCACCTCAGTTGTCAAACAGGAGAGCACGGCGAACACAGACATCCTTCCACATCACTTGGGGCCCACAGGCATCAGACCAAAAACCACACCGAAGGCCATTGTAACCACAGTGCCCATGGTTGTCACAGAGGAACGTACCCTTGACAATTCTGTCGTATATGCACTGATGATCCTAACCTTGGGTGTGATCGTTCTGGTACTCTGCTGCTTCTACTGCTGCCTGAGG CCTCGCAAGGAGCTACCAGCAGTGCAGATAATACAAAGG gACTCcaacatgtgtacacacacatgtaccAGGCTGACCCTCCCCTCTTGTAGGTTCCAGAGAACAACATGA
- the LOC102154920 gene encoding uncharacterized protein LOC102154920 isoform X35, whose translation MINFEVNKAVRMKSTVYFVAYKDYKKEELRNIVQTPSQVYKAERFQSLNRMLNSLVGNSCTKVTSEMTYFVCLKGLLLHLKSLGMGLGMTCYSCRPREGSLSPASHVPLNVAFSEDYSVRYRIPSSYQSRKDEILCRYKLKDNSVYEKKPYRISQNNIFCPRHEFQKDGEVLQSDYSLDNGKTYEGNLKITAIFCDDLLQNVDNQPETTVLTVVTAEITVTTAETPPTTMDPLTTTQSTTEPVTTMRTTSVVKQESTANTDILPHHLGPTGIRPKTTPKAIVTTVPMVVTEERTLDNSVVYALMILTLGVIVLVLCCFYCCLRPRKELPAVQIIQRDSNMCTHTCTRLTLPSCRFQRTT comes from the exons ATGATTAATTTTGAA GTCAACAAGGCTGTGAGGATGAAGAGCACAGTGTATTTTGTGGCTTACAAGGACTATAAGAAAGAGGAG CTGAGGAATATTGTTCAGACGCCATCTCAAGTGTACAAGGCAGAGCGGTTCCAGTCTCTGAACCGCATGCTTAACTCG CTCGTGGGAAATTCCTGTACAAAAGTTACAAGTGAGATGACTTACTTCGTGTGTTTAAAAG GGTTGCTTCTTCATTTGAAGTCCCTGGGGATGGGGCTTGGCATGACCTGCTATTCCTGCAGACCGAGGGAAGGCAGCCTCAGCCCTGCATCACACGTACCCTTGAATGTTGCCTTTTCAGAAGACTACAGTGTACGGTACAGAATACCCAGTTCCTATCAAAGCAGGAAGGATGAAATTCTTTGCAGATATAAGTTGAAAGACAACAGTGTCTATG aaaaaaaaccctaccgTATAAgtcaaaacaatatattttgcCCAAGACACGAATTTCAGAAGGATGGAGA GGTGCTCCAGAGTGATTACAGCCTGGACAATGGCAAGACCTATGAAGGCAACCTCAAGATCACTGCGATTTTCTGT GATGATCTGTTACAAAATGTAGACAACCAGCCAGAGACCACGGTGCTCACAGTCGTCACAGCAGAGATCACAGTAACCACCGCAGAGACCCCGCCGACGACCATGGACCCCCTGACCACCACACAGTCCACCACGGAGCCCGTGACCACCATGCGGACCACCTCAGTTGTCAAACAGGAGAGCACGGCGAACACAGACATCCTTCCACATCACTTGGGGCCCACAGGCATCAGACCAAAAACCACACCGAAGGCCATTGTAACCACAGTGCCCATGGTTGTCACAGAGGAACGTACCCTTGACAATTCTGTCGTATATGCACTGATGATCCTAACCTTGGGTGTGATCGTTCTGGTACTCTGCTGCTTCTACTGCTGCCTGAGG CCTCGCAAGGAGCTACCAGCAGTGCAGATAATACAAAGG gACTCcaacatgtgtacacacacatgtaccAGGCTGACCCTCCCCTCTTGTAGGTTCCAGAGAACAACATGA
- the LOC102154920 gene encoding uncharacterized protein LOC102154920 isoform X44: MINFEVNKAVRMKSTVYFVAYKDYKKEELVGNSCTKVTSEMTYFVCLKEKKPYRISQNNIFCPRHEFQKDGEVLQSDYSLDNGKTYEGNLKITAIFCVSAQDDLLQNVDNQPETTVLTVVTAEITVTTAETPPTTMDPLTTTQSTTEPVTTMRTTSVVKQESTANTDILPHHLGPTGIRPKTTPKAIVTTVPMVVTEERTLDNSVVYALMILTLGVIVLVLCCFYCCLRPRKELPAVQIIQRDSNMCTHTCTRLTLPSCRFQRTT; encoded by the exons ATGATTAATTTTGAA GTCAACAAGGCTGTGAGGATGAAGAGCACAGTGTATTTTGTGGCTTACAAGGACTATAAGAAAGAGGAG CTCGTGGGAAATTCCTGTACAAAAGTTACAAGTGAGATGACTTACTTCGTGTGTTTAAAAG aaaaaaaaccctaccgTATAAgtcaaaacaatatattttgcCCAAGACACGAATTTCAGAAGGATGGAGA GGTGCTCCAGAGTGATTACAGCCTGGACAATGGCAAGACCTATGAAGGCAACCTCAAGATCACTGCGATTTTCTGTGTGAGTGCCCAG GATGATCTGTTACAAAATGTAGACAACCAGCCAGAGACCACGGTGCTCACAGTCGTCACAGCAGAGATCACAGTAACCACCGCAGAGACCCCGCCGACGACCATGGACCCCCTGACCACCACACAGTCCACCACGGAGCCCGTGACCACCATGCGGACCACCTCAGTTGTCAAACAGGAGAGCACGGCGAACACAGACATCCTTCCACATCACTTGGGGCCCACAGGCATCAGACCAAAAACCACACCGAAGGCCATTGTAACCACAGTGCCCATGGTTGTCACAGAGGAACGTACCCTTGACAATTCTGTCGTATATGCACTGATGATCCTAACCTTGGGTGTGATCGTTCTGGTACTCTGCTGCTTCTACTGCTGCCTGAGG CCTCGCAAGGAGCTACCAGCAGTGCAGATAATACAAAGG gACTCcaacatgtgtacacacacatgtaccAGGCTGACCCTCCCCTCTTGTAGGTTCCAGAGAACAACATGA
- the LOC102154920 gene encoding uncharacterized protein LOC102154920 isoform X34, with protein MINFEVNKAVRMKSTVYFVAYKDYKKEELRNIVQTPSQVYKAERFQSLNRMLNSLVGNSCTKVTSEMTYFVCLKGLLLHLKSLGMGLGMTCYSCRPREGSLSPASHVPLNVAFSEDYSVRYRIPSSYQSRKDEILCRYKLKDNSVYEKKPYRISQNNIFCPRHEFQKDGEVLQSDYSLDNGKTYEGNLKITAIFCVSAQDDLLQNVDNQPETTVLTVVTAEITVTTAETPPTTMDPLTTTQSTTEPVTTMRTTSVVKQESTANTDILPHHLGPTGIRPKTTPKAIVTTVPMVVTEERTLDNSVVYALMILTLGVIVLVLCCFYCCLRPRKELPAVQIIQRDSNMCTHTCTRLTLPSCRFQRTT; from the exons ATGATTAATTTTGAA GTCAACAAGGCTGTGAGGATGAAGAGCACAGTGTATTTTGTGGCTTACAAGGACTATAAGAAAGAGGAG CTGAGGAATATTGTTCAGACGCCATCTCAAGTGTACAAGGCAGAGCGGTTCCAGTCTCTGAACCGCATGCTTAACTCG CTCGTGGGAAATTCCTGTACAAAAGTTACAAGTGAGATGACTTACTTCGTGTGTTTAAAAG GGTTGCTTCTTCATTTGAAGTCCCTGGGGATGGGGCTTGGCATGACCTGCTATTCCTGCAGACCGAGGGAAGGCAGCCTCAGCCCTGCATCACACGTACCCTTGAATGTTGCCTTTTCAGAAGACTACAGTGTACGGTACAGAATACCCAGTTCCTATCAAAGCAGGAAGGATGAAATTCTTTGCAGATATAAGTTGAAAGACAACAGTGTCTATG aaaaaaaaccctaccgTATAAgtcaaaacaatatattttgcCCAAGACACGAATTTCAGAAGGATGGAGA GGTGCTCCAGAGTGATTACAGCCTGGACAATGGCAAGACCTATGAAGGCAACCTCAAGATCACTGCGATTTTCTGTGTGAGTGCCCAG GATGATCTGTTACAAAATGTAGACAACCAGCCAGAGACCACGGTGCTCACAGTCGTCACAGCAGAGATCACAGTAACCACCGCAGAGACCCCGCCGACGACCATGGACCCCCTGACCACCACACAGTCCACCACGGAGCCCGTGACCACCATGCGGACCACCTCAGTTGTCAAACAGGAGAGCACGGCGAACACAGACATCCTTCCACATCACTTGGGGCCCACAGGCATCAGACCAAAAACCACACCGAAGGCCATTGTAACCACAGTGCCCATGGTTGTCACAGAGGAACGTACCCTTGACAATTCTGTCGTATATGCACTGATGATCCTAACCTTGGGTGTGATCGTTCTGGTACTCTGCTGCTTCTACTGCTGCCTGAGG CCTCGCAAGGAGCTACCAGCAGTGCAGATAATACAAAGG gACTCcaacatgtgtacacacacatgtaccAGGCTGACCCTCCCCTCTTGTAGGTTCCAGAGAACAACATGA
- the LOC102154920 gene encoding uncharacterized protein LOC102154920 isoform X39: MINFEVNKAVRMKSTVYFVAYKDYKKEELRNIVQTPSQVYKAERFQSLNRMLNSLVGNSCTKVTSEMTYFVCLKEDYSVRYRIPSSYQSRKDEILCRYKLKDNSVYEKKPYRISQNNIFCPRHEFQKDGEVLQSDYSLDNGKTYEGNLKITAIFCVSAQDDLLQNVDNQPETTVLTVVTAEITVTTAETPPTTMDPLTTTQSTTEPVTTMRTTSVVKQESTANTDILPHHLGPTGIRPKTTPKAIVTTVPMVVTEERTLDNSVVYALMILTLGVIVLVLCCFYCCLRPRKELPAVQIIQRDSNMCTHTCTRLTLPSCRFQRTT, encoded by the exons ATGATTAATTTTGAA GTCAACAAGGCTGTGAGGATGAAGAGCACAGTGTATTTTGTGGCTTACAAGGACTATAAGAAAGAGGAG CTGAGGAATATTGTTCAGACGCCATCTCAAGTGTACAAGGCAGAGCGGTTCCAGTCTCTGAACCGCATGCTTAACTCG CTCGTGGGAAATTCCTGTACAAAAGTTACAAGTGAGATGACTTACTTCGTGTGTTTAAAAG AAGACTACAGTGTACGGTACAGAATACCCAGTTCCTATCAAAGCAGGAAGGATGAAATTCTTTGCAGATATAAGTTGAAAGACAACAGTGTCTATG aaaaaaaaccctaccgTATAAgtcaaaacaatatattttgcCCAAGACACGAATTTCAGAAGGATGGAGA GGTGCTCCAGAGTGATTACAGCCTGGACAATGGCAAGACCTATGAAGGCAACCTCAAGATCACTGCGATTTTCTGTGTGAGTGCCCAG GATGATCTGTTACAAAATGTAGACAACCAGCCAGAGACCACGGTGCTCACAGTCGTCACAGCAGAGATCACAGTAACCACCGCAGAGACCCCGCCGACGACCATGGACCCCCTGACCACCACACAGTCCACCACGGAGCCCGTGACCACCATGCGGACCACCTCAGTTGTCAAACAGGAGAGCACGGCGAACACAGACATCCTTCCACATCACTTGGGGCCCACAGGCATCAGACCAAAAACCACACCGAAGGCCATTGTAACCACAGTGCCCATGGTTGTCACAGAGGAACGTACCCTTGACAATTCTGTCGTATATGCACTGATGATCCTAACCTTGGGTGTGATCGTTCTGGTACTCTGCTGCTTCTACTGCTGCCTGAGG CCTCGCAAGGAGCTACCAGCAGTGCAGATAATACAAAGG gACTCcaacatgtgtacacacacatgtaccAGGCTGACCCTCCCCTCTTGTAGGTTCCAGAGAACAACATGA
- the LOC102154920 gene encoding uncharacterized protein LOC102154920 isoform X41: MINFEVNKAVRMKSTVYFVAYKDYKKEELVGNSCTKVTSEMTYFVCLKEDYSVRYRIPSSYQSRKDEILCRYKLKDNSVYEKKPYRISQNNIFCPRHEFQKDGEVLQSDYSLDNGKTYEGNLKITAIFCVSAQDDLLQNVDNQPETTVLTVVTAEITVTTAETPPTTMDPLTTTQSTTEPVTTMRTTSVVKQESTANTDILPHHLGPTGIRPKTTPKAIVTTVPMVVTEERTLDNSVVYALMILTLGVIVLVLCCFYCCLRPRKELPAVQIIQRDSNMCTHTCTRLTLPSCRFQRTT; the protein is encoded by the exons ATGATTAATTTTGAA GTCAACAAGGCTGTGAGGATGAAGAGCACAGTGTATTTTGTGGCTTACAAGGACTATAAGAAAGAGGAG CTCGTGGGAAATTCCTGTACAAAAGTTACAAGTGAGATGACTTACTTCGTGTGTTTAAAAG AAGACTACAGTGTACGGTACAGAATACCCAGTTCCTATCAAAGCAGGAAGGATGAAATTCTTTGCAGATATAAGTTGAAAGACAACAGTGTCTATG aaaaaaaaccctaccgTATAAgtcaaaacaatatattttgcCCAAGACACGAATTTCAGAAGGATGGAGA GGTGCTCCAGAGTGATTACAGCCTGGACAATGGCAAGACCTATGAAGGCAACCTCAAGATCACTGCGATTTTCTGTGTGAGTGCCCAG GATGATCTGTTACAAAATGTAGACAACCAGCCAGAGACCACGGTGCTCACAGTCGTCACAGCAGAGATCACAGTAACCACCGCAGAGACCCCGCCGACGACCATGGACCCCCTGACCACCACACAGTCCACCACGGAGCCCGTGACCACCATGCGGACCACCTCAGTTGTCAAACAGGAGAGCACGGCGAACACAGACATCCTTCCACATCACTTGGGGCCCACAGGCATCAGACCAAAAACCACACCGAAGGCCATTGTAACCACAGTGCCCATGGTTGTCACAGAGGAACGTACCCTTGACAATTCTGTCGTATATGCACTGATGATCCTAACCTTGGGTGTGATCGTTCTGGTACTCTGCTGCTTCTACTGCTGCCTGAGG CCTCGCAAGGAGCTACCAGCAGTGCAGATAATACAAAGG gACTCcaacatgtgtacacacacatgtaccAGGCTGACCCTCCCCTCTTGTAGGTTCCAGAGAACAACATGA